From a region of the Nitrospiraceae bacterium genome:
- a CDS encoding OmpA family protein produces MARPTRERTGSEPNEYSELRNLLLAPEQSRLEALQEQVQRLDLNARNLSRILPDAIELRGTHDTHLSHALTPHVSDALGVSVRKRPQMIVDAIAPIMMPAIRQAIANALRGMVQSLNQTIEHSLSIRSLRWRLEAYRTGKPFAEIVLLHTLLYRVEQIFLIHKDSGLLLAHVGGDSAALQDHTLVSGMLSAIRSFVQDSFGTDPEQSLNTLRVGELTVWIEQGPSAMLAAVIRGTPPETLHSTLQDTLDRIHVDRMEPLSTFAGDVTPFSSTKPLLEECLHARFDQRARRTSPLVWMLLAGIVVAGALWGLSSYREREQWHSYLDRLAAEPGLIVTATDSESGRFTLRGLRDPLAADPLPLLAESGLAADRVIQTWSPFYALDPALILKRTRHLLQPPPTVRFTLEESRLVAAGSAPIEWIQRSRSLAPVIPGLMAYDDGPLVSGSITGLAQDLRDTRILFEVGGGRILSPQQLDEIGRLSEILRRLDSLARISNHTVSVSIVGQSDALGTTDYNRRLSQLRARTVREALRPGDYERITLQATGLGTAGSTEQAATTPIGARERRVSFQVSIEPTP; encoded by the coding sequence ATGGCACGCCCGACTAGAGAGCGAACAGGCTCCGAGCCGAATGAATACTCCGAACTGCGCAATTTGCTGTTAGCGCCAGAACAGTCCCGCCTCGAAGCTCTGCAGGAACAGGTTCAGCGCCTCGATCTCAACGCGCGCAACCTCAGCCGTATCCTCCCCGACGCCATTGAACTCCGAGGTACGCACGACACGCATTTGTCCCATGCGCTCACGCCGCACGTCTCAGACGCACTGGGCGTGTCGGTCCGCAAACGCCCGCAGATGATCGTAGACGCTATCGCCCCGATCATGATGCCGGCCATCCGGCAGGCCATCGCCAACGCCCTGCGCGGCATGGTCCAATCGCTCAATCAGACGATCGAGCACAGCCTGTCGATCCGAAGCCTGCGTTGGCGGTTGGAAGCCTATCGAACTGGCAAGCCCTTCGCCGAGATCGTCCTCCTGCACACCCTGCTGTACCGAGTGGAACAGATCTTTCTGATCCATAAGGATTCCGGCCTCCTCCTCGCCCATGTTGGCGGCGACAGCGCCGCTCTGCAGGACCACACCCTCGTCTCCGGCATGTTGTCGGCCATCCGAAGTTTCGTGCAGGATTCTTTCGGAACGGACCCGGAGCAATCGCTCAACACATTGCGTGTGGGCGAACTTACGGTCTGGATCGAACAAGGACCTTCGGCGATGCTCGCAGCGGTTATACGCGGAACTCCCCCTGAGACACTGCACAGCACCCTGCAAGATACCCTCGATCGGATTCACGTTGACCGGATGGAGCCGCTCTCGACCTTCGCAGGGGATGTCACCCCCTTCAGCAGCACGAAGCCTCTCCTCGAAGAATGCTTGCACGCGCGCTTTGACCAGCGGGCGCGCCGGACCTCCCCGTTGGTATGGATGCTCCTCGCCGGAATCGTCGTCGCGGGAGCGCTGTGGGGGCTCTCTTCCTATCGCGAACGAGAACAGTGGCATTCCTACCTCGACCGACTCGCAGCGGAGCCTGGGCTGATCGTCACCGCCACAGACTCCGAATCGGGACGTTTCACTTTGAGAGGGCTGCGCGATCCCCTGGCTGCCGACCCCCTGCCGCTCCTTGCCGAATCGGGACTGGCCGCTGATCGCGTTATCCAAACCTGGAGCCCCTTCTATGCGTTGGATCCCGCACTTATTCTGAAACGGACTCGCCATCTTTTACAGCCGCCACCGACAGTTCGTTTCACCTTAGAAGAATCGCGGCTGGTCGCAGCGGGCTCGGCTCCGATCGAGTGGATCCAACGCAGCCGATCGCTTGCGCCAGTGATCCCGGGGTTGATGGCCTACGACGACGGCCCGCTCGTGAGCGGCTCCATCACCGGACTTGCTCAAGACTTACGGGACACGCGCATCCTCTTCGAGGTTGGGGGCGGCAGGATTCTCTCCCCTCAGCAGCTGGACGAAATAGGACGTCTCTCGGAGATCTTGCGCCGTCTCGACTCCCTCGCCCGGATCTCGAACCACACCGTGTCAGTCTCGATCGTCGGGCAATCGGATGCCCTTGGCACCACCGACTACAACCGGCGACTCAGTCAGTTACGGGCTCGCACGGTCCGGGAGGCGCTCCGTCCGGGAGACTATGAGCGGATTACGCTCCAAGCCACGGGCCTCGGCACCGCCGGATCAACAGAGCAAGCTGCCACGACACCGATTGGTGCCCGAGAGCGGCGTGTGTCCTTTCAGGTCTCCATCGAGCCCACCCCTTGA
- a CDS encoding GTP-binding protein: MTDAKVCMLGAFAVGKTSLVRRFVTSQFSDQYHTTIGVKVDKKTQTVDGHSVNLILWDLYGEDDYQKLRLSYLRGASAYLLVLDGTRRTTLNVARQLQRMAEDALGSVPFIVLANKADLVDEWEVTQEELDELVRPGWRLVTTSAKTGEGVEQAFQLLTESLIRSDRANTSAPKAP, from the coding sequence ATAACTGATGCCAAAGTTTGCATGCTGGGCGCCTTTGCGGTGGGGAAAACGAGCCTCGTCCGCCGTTTCGTCACCAGTCAATTTTCGGATCAGTACCACACCACTATCGGGGTCAAGGTCGACAAGAAAACCCAGACGGTCGACGGCCACTCGGTCAATCTAATCCTGTGGGACCTCTACGGCGAAGACGATTACCAGAAGCTCCGGCTCTCATATTTGCGTGGAGCCTCGGCCTACCTCCTGGTGTTGGACGGCACGCGCAGAACCACGCTGAATGTGGCGCGGCAACTTCAGCGCATGGCCGAGGATGCATTGGGATCGGTACCGTTCATCGTGCTGGCCAATAAGGCGGACTTGGTGGACGAATGGGAAGTCACACAGGAAGAGCTCGACGAGCTCGTGCGGCCGGGCTGGCGACTCGTCACCACCAGCGCCAAGACTGGTGAGGGGGTGGAACAGGCTTTCCAGCTGCTGACTGAATCGCTCATTCGGAGCGATAGGGCGAATACCTCCGCCCCGAAAGCACCATGA
- a CDS encoding sigma-54-dependent Fis family transcriptional regulator — MNSTTSVPHTALLAGLVKSLNVAVMEPTAEGRFRLLGEPPAWLATVYPAAARDQPFTIGENLPVLHNFLTDAADIWRLEDGAVLDSGLWTEEDASGRPWHLEATALRSAGRNLLLLRECGAEFERRHNFLQAARTQMLSQETERRGQHRSQRALSARLEETEQVRNDVLTILQQFSLAIALIDQDGKVRFLSSAAARLLELPNPPPRNAPWNSLLRLAKPDRLTLHTLLEGMAVPDPARLSCGVETQKGTRLWLDIDVHNDPRDARTKMVCLHDRSEVHHLRSLLDEKARFYDLIGRSSGMLRIYQKIQDLARVESTVLIEGETGTGKELVARALHASSPRNEGPFIAANCAGLTDSLLGSQLFGHKRGAFTGAIDDHQGLFEAAHGGTLFLDEIGDIPPHVQTSLLRVLQEKEVTRLGESRPRKVNVRVLAATHHDLAHDVAKGSFRADLLYRIRVARIHLPALRDRKEDIPLLVTKFLGDARAAMGKPVQHATPAAIARLLEYDWPGNIRELKSAIDCAVIHCRTSGIDLADLPPEIRTEGIGLSSSAIGSNVNLRGRIEATLLRTNGNRTEAARQLGMSRATFYRRLSELGFPQD, encoded by the coding sequence ATGAACTCCACCACCTCGGTGCCGCACACGGCGTTGCTCGCCGGGCTGGTGAAGTCTCTCAACGTCGCCGTAATGGAGCCGACGGCCGAGGGTCGGTTCCGGCTGCTCGGCGAACCGCCGGCTTGGCTCGCGACGGTCTATCCGGCCGCCGCGCGGGACCAGCCGTTCACGATCGGTGAGAATCTGCCAGTTCTCCATAACTTCCTAACCGATGCGGCCGACATCTGGCGCCTGGAAGACGGGGCGGTTCTCGACTCAGGATTGTGGACCGAGGAGGACGCCTCCGGTCGACCATGGCACCTGGAAGCCACGGCGCTGAGATCGGCCGGGCGAAATCTTCTGCTGCTTCGCGAGTGCGGGGCTGAATTCGAGCGCCGGCACAACTTCCTGCAGGCCGCACGCACCCAGATGTTGAGCCAGGAAACGGAACGGCGCGGACAACACCGAAGCCAACGCGCCCTCTCCGCCAGACTGGAGGAGACTGAACAGGTTCGCAACGACGTCTTGACGATCTTGCAGCAATTCAGTCTCGCCATCGCGCTGATCGACCAGGATGGCAAAGTGCGCTTCTTGAGCAGCGCGGCCGCTCGTCTCCTTGAGCTGCCGAACCCGCCACCTCGTAACGCGCCATGGAATTCCCTCCTTCGACTGGCCAAGCCGGATCGCCTCACGCTCCACACATTGCTTGAGGGCATGGCCGTCCCGGATCCAGCTCGTCTCTCTTGTGGGGTCGAAACCCAAAAAGGCACCCGTCTGTGGCTCGACATCGATGTTCATAACGACCCGCGAGATGCGCGCACGAAAATGGTCTGCCTGCATGACCGGAGTGAGGTCCACCACTTGCGTTCGCTCCTCGATGAGAAGGCACGATTTTACGACCTGATCGGCAGAAGCTCCGGGATGCTCCGAATCTACCAGAAGATTCAGGACCTGGCGCGCGTGGAATCCACCGTGCTGATCGAAGGTGAAACCGGCACCGGCAAGGAGCTGGTGGCCCGAGCCCTCCACGCGTCGAGCCCCAGGAACGAAGGTCCCTTCATCGCCGCCAACTGCGCCGGCTTGACCGACTCGCTCCTCGGCAGCCAACTCTTCGGGCATAAGCGGGGTGCGTTTACGGGAGCGATCGACGACCATCAGGGCCTATTCGAAGCCGCCCACGGAGGGACGCTGTTCCTGGATGAGATCGGAGACATTCCCCCTCACGTCCAGACAAGCCTGCTTCGCGTTTTGCAGGAAAAAGAAGTTACTCGGCTGGGGGAATCCCGTCCTCGAAAAGTGAACGTACGGGTGCTGGCCGCCACGCACCATGATCTGGCCCACGATGTCGCCAAAGGCAGTTTCCGTGCGGACTTGCTGTATCGCATCCGCGTCGCCCGGATTCACCTGCCCGCGCTACGCGATCGAAAAGAAGACATCCCGTTGCTGGTGACCAAGTTCCTCGGCGATGCCCGTGCGGCGATGGGCAAGCCGGTGCAACACGCGACGCCGGCGGCCATTGCACGGCTCCTGGAATATGATTGGCCCGGCAATATCCGTGAGTTGAAAAGCGCCATCGACTGCGCAGTGATACACTGCCGCACTTCTGGGATCGATCTGGCGGACCTTCCACCCGAGATTCGTACCGAAGGTATCGGTCTCTCCTCTTCGGCCATCGGCTCGAACGTAAACCTGCGTGGCCGTATTGAGGCCACCCTTCTCCGCACCAACGGCAACCGGACAGAAGCGGCGCGCCAACTTGGAATGAGCCGCGCCACCTTCTATCGTCGTCTCTCGGAACTCGGTTTCCCGCAAGACTAG
- a CDS encoding helix-turn-helix transcriptional regulator — MERLIPIAQERPERPTARERQILDLIWAGLTNQEIAGRLGIAAKTVESHRANLMRKFRAGNTAQLLREALLQGMLRMPPSAGPGTELERDAASR, encoded by the coding sequence ATGGAGAGGTTGATCCCGATCGCACAGGAACGCCCCGAACGACCGACGGCACGAGAACGGCAAATTCTCGATCTGATTTGGGCGGGACTTACCAATCAGGAAATCGCCGGCCGCTTGGGCATCGCCGCCAAGACAGTCGAATCGCACCGCGCCAATCTCATGAGAAAATTCCGTGCCGGCAACACCGCGCAGTTGCTCCGCGAGGCGCTGCTGCAAGGCATGTTACGTATGCCTCCATCCGCCGGGCCCGGCACAGAGCTAGAACGGGACGCCGCATCGAGATAG